The segment ACTTCCACCATATTATCATTGCCTCGATTTTACCAAAATTGCTAACTGTCGATCCATTTAATATAAATGCAACCTAGATATGCTATATAAATGAAATAAATGGACTTATTTGACGTATACCTTCTCATTGAGGTATTTCTTCAGTTCAGGACCAGAAACGTCTCCAAAGACCTTAATAGTAATATAAGGAGACTTTACAGGACCGATCACACCATTCACCTTTCCAATTCGCTTGACGGATTTGTCAACAACCACCGAGTTGATACGGGGAAGATCCCTCAAAGATGTATCTGGTTTTATGTTGTCCCCTCTAACAAGCAAACCCTGTTGTGCTACTACCTGCACTACCGTTCCAAGCCTTTTCATACGTCTCTTGCCATCAATATATAAATCAAATTGGTGATATATATACCATAGCACATCTAATATATAAAGTTATCGCAATCTCTTTAATAATCCAAATAATACCATTACAAAAAGATAATCATACAGATAACAAAAAATGCAACCAACTGACACATATTCACATGATCCGAAATGATCGTGTCAAGATAAGGCATGACAAAGCCTCACATAGACATTAATAGTTTTCTGACAATTATCCTTACCAATAAATGCCGCAAATTTTAGAAGTAAACTTATTATAATTGACAGAGTTCGAATATATTATATAAAAACTTCGGCACAATTTATGAAAAAGTAACCAGATATTAGAAAAATACAACAAATCAATAAAAAACAACGATAACACTTAATACCAATCACACAATAAACGGCACTATCGTCAGGATATGTCCAATGACAAAGTATCCGTAAGGCGATGGATATTGTAGCTGTTTTCAGCCACATATCCATATTATTGAGTACATAATAACGCTAGCCTAACCCATAATCAAAATATCTTCCCGTGGGAGGAGAACTTAGTGGCAGATAATAAATTTGTGTATCTTTTCGGAAACAACGAAACTGAAGGCAAAAACAGTATGAAAGACCTGCTTGGGGGCAAAGGAGCCAACCTCGCGGAAATGTCAAATCTGGGAATACCGGTTCCAGTCGGATTTACGATCACGACCGAGGTCTGTACTCTTTATCTTAAGGA is part of the Methanococcoides methylutens MM1 genome and harbors:
- a CDS encoding H/ACA ribonucleoprotein complex subunit GAR1, giving the protein MKRLGTVVQVVAQQGLLVRGDNIKPDTSLRDLPRINSVVVDKSVKRIGKVNGVIGPVKSPYITIKVFGDVSGPELKKYLNEKVYVK